The following proteins are co-located in the Clostridia bacterium genome:
- a CDS encoding energy-coupling factor transporter ATPase, translated as MISVKNLKHRFRTSQGESFEALKGISLKIEPGEFVAIVGHNGSGKSTLAKHFNALLLPDSGSVFVQNMDTREAANLWSIRQKVGMVFQNPDNQLVATTVEEDVAFGPENLGMEPSEIRQVVNESLASVGMSEFKTRAPHLLSGGQKQRVAIAGVLAMRPDVLVLDEPTAMLDPIGRREVMETVVKLNQEIGLTVILITHFMEEAALASRVLVLENGLLALEGTPYDIFAQVETLKALHLDVPPMMELRNLLVAGGLKLPRNILTVEEMVVALCQSF; from the coding sequence ATGATCAGTGTAAAAAATTTAAAACATCGGTTCCGTACCTCACAGGGGGAATCCTTCGAGGCTTTAAAAGGGATTTCTTTAAAAATAGAGCCAGGTGAGTTTGTAGCTATTGTGGGACATAATGGCTCCGGTAAATCTACTTTGGCTAAACATTTTAATGCTTTATTATTACCTGACTCTGGTTCTGTTTTTGTGCAAAACATGGATACACGGGAGGCAGCTAATTTATGGTCAATCCGGCAAAAGGTGGGTATGGTTTTTCAAAATCCGGATAATCAATTAGTGGCTACCACTGTTGAGGAGGATGTTGCTTTTGGTCCTGAAAATTTAGGAATGGAACCTTCTGAAATTCGTCAGGTGGTTAATGAGTCCCTAGCTAGTGTGGGGATGAGTGAATTTAAAACTAGAGCCCCACATTTATTGTCCGGGGGACAAAAACAAAGGGTGGCTATTGCCGGTGTTCTTGCTATGAGGCCAGATGTTTTAGTTTTAGATGAACCTACTGCCATGTTAGATCCGATTGGACGGCGTGAAGTAATGGAAACTGTGGTAAAATTGAATCAAGAAATCGGCTTAACGGTTATTTTAATTACGCATTTTATGGAAGAAGCGGCTTTAGCTTCCAGGGTTTTGGTTCTGGAAAATGGGTTGTTAGCACTAGAAGGTACTCCTTATGATATTTTTGCTCAAGTAGAAACATTAAAGGCACTGCATTTAGATGTGCCGCCCATGATGGAATTGCGTAATCTTTTGGTTGCCGGGGGGTTAAAATTACCGCGTAATATTTTAACCGTGGAGGAAATGGTGGTGGCCTTATGTCAATCATTTTAG